A window from Drosophila miranda strain MSH22 chromosome Y unlocalized genomic scaffold, D.miranda_PacBio2.1 Contig_Y2_pilon, whole genome shotgun sequence encodes these proteins:
- the LOC117193043 gene encoding uncharacterized protein LOC117193043: MLFKTFKICLLLGLLRGTVGERKWDYEPVSIETYSTDESKLKVESKIDRLKRGESFNLLIQSPQVEASAYRSNSGAENDYKVLPWSIPKQPYYEYLNTYYKDVLINNLGHCSNLPQFEGKFQPPWPKDNYLVDKCVIDGEGLPEVVPLGFYKIIFIISGPDQPEWGFTVVLKVTAKLF; the protein is encoded by the exons ATGCTTTTTAAAACCTTCAAAATCTGTCTGCTTCTCGGGCTGCTCCGCGGCACTGTGGGCGAG AGAAAATGGGACTACGAGCCCGTGTCCATAGAAACCTACAGCACGGATGAGAGTAAGCTGAAGGTCGAATCCAAAATCGATCGTCTAAAGCGCGGAGA ATCTTTCAATCTTTTAATCCAATCGCCGCAGGTCGAGGCCAGTGCTTACCGCAGCAATTCTGGGGCGGAGAACGACTACAAGGTCCTGCCCTGGTCTATACCCAAGCAGCCCTACTATGAGTATCTCAACACGTACTACAAGGACGTGCTCATTAATAACCTTGGCCACTGCTCGAATCTGCCGCAGTTCGAGGGGAAGTTCCAGCCGCCTTGGCCGAAGGACAACTACCTCGTCGACAAATGCGTGATCGACGGCGAGGGGCTTCCGGAAGTTGTTCCGCTCGGTTTCTACAAGATTATATTCATAATAAGCGGACCCGATCAGCCTGAATGGGGTTTCACTGTAGTCCTTAAGGTAACAGCTAAACTTTTTTAG
- the LOC117193044 gene encoding uncharacterized protein LOC117193044 translates to MLCKTIKIWLLLGLLHSTVGKKNWDFETVSLVTYSTDDSQMKIESKVERLKRGEFGLSCTLEWKYDIDETTMVESSAKALLVRRRTIRSCRGLYRSKPSMSISTSTTWTWPSRTLATALICRSSRASSSRRGQRTPTTSTSASSMAMGFRKFLHPLSTRLSSQSPGQISLNGVSL, encoded by the exons ATGCTTTGCAAAACCATCAAAATCTGGCTGCTTCTCGGGCTGCTCCACAGCACCGTGGGCAAG AAAAACTGGGACTTCGAGACCGTGTCCTTAGTTAcctacagcacggatgacagCCAGATGAAGATCGAGTCCAAAGTCGAACGTCTGAAGCGCGGAGAGTTCGGCCTTTCGTGCACCTTGGAGTGGAAATACGATATAGATGAGACCACAATG GTCGAGAGCAGTGCCAAAGCACTTCTGGTGCGGAGAAGGACTATAAGGAGCTGCCGTGGGCTGTACCGAAGCAAACCTTCTATGAGTATctcgacaagtactacatggACGTGGCCATCCCGAACCTTGGCCACTGCTCTAATCTGCCGCAGTTCGAGGGCAAGTTCCAGCCGCCGTGGCCAAAGGACACCTACCACATCGACAAGTGCGTCTTCGATGGCGATGGGCTTCCGGAAGTTCTTGCACCCGCTTTCTACAAGATTGTCTTCACAGTCACCGGGACAAATCAGCCTGAATGGGGTTTCACTGTAG
- the LOC117193045 gene encoding uncharacterized protein LOC117193045 produces the protein MFSRCPVPLSFAGLWMWMVLMVHSSMEERNWEYEPFSIAAFSSDESLLKIGGRINRLKRGEFACSMTVDWNYDPDENTMIEADAYHSSTVVESDYKILPWSIPQQPFFEFLNGFYKDAFIKNVGHCSNLVQSEGDYVPPWPTTGTTMIEADAYHSSTVVESDYKILPWSIPQQPFFEFLNGFYKDAFIKNVGHCSNLVQSEDDYLPPWPRNVYTLDKCLVNGDGLTEIVPEGFYKIVYKASGQVDWGCILIVKVTTKLI, from the exons ATGTTCTCCCGCTGCCCGGTGCCGCTCTCGTTCGCCGGCCTTTGGATGTGGATGGTCCTGATGGTCCATAGCTCCATGGAAGAG CGCAACTGGGAATACGAGCCCTTCTCCATAGCTGCCTTCAGTTCGGACGAGAGCCTGCTGAAGATTGGAGGGAGGATCAATCGGTTGAAGCGCGGCGAGTTCGCCTGTTCGATGACCGTCGACTGGAACTACGATCCGGATGAGAACACAATG ATCGAGGCCGATGCGTATCACAGCAGCACGGTCGTTGAGAGCGACTACAAGATCCTGCCGTGGTCCATTCCCCAGCAGCCCTTCTTTGAGTTCCTGAACGGCTTTTACAAGGACGCCTTCATCAAGAACGTCGGCCACTGCTCCAATTTGGTCCAGTCCGAGGGCGACTACGTGCCGCCCTGGCCTACGACTGGAACTACGATG ATCGAGGCCGATGCGTATCACAGCAGCACGGTCGTTGAGAGCGACTACAAGATCCTGCCGTGGTCCATTCCCCAGCAGCCCTTCTTTGAGTTCCTGAACGGCTTTTACAAGGACGCCTTCATCAAGAACGTCGGCCACTGCTCCAATTTGGTCCAGTCCGAGGACGACTACTTGCCGCCCTGGCCCAGGAACGTCTACACACTCGACAAGTGCTTGGTCAACGGCGATGGGCTGACAGAAATAGTCCCCGAGGGGTTCTACAAGATCGTCTACAAGGCCAGCGGCCAGGTGGATTGGGGCTGCATCCTCATTGTGAAGGTCACCACAAAATTGATCTAA
- the LOC117193046 gene encoding uncharacterized protein LOC117193046, translated as MLEVVLYRSTTGAESDYKLTPMSIPRQTFIEYLNTYYKDMVIKNLGDCSDLPQYEDKYVPPFPKKTYTLTRCTVNGKGMPQVLLDGFYKILITISHATVIQKLEVIIKITNTML; from the exons ATG CTGGAGGTGGTGCTCTACCGGAGCACAACCGGCGCCGAAAGTGACTACAAGCTGACCCCCATGTCGATTCCCAGGCAGACATTCATCGAATACCTAAACACCTACTACAAGGACATGGTGATCAAGAACCTGGGCGACTGCTCCGATCTGCCGCAGTACGAGGACAAGTATGTGCCGCCGTTCCCGAAGAAAACCTACACCCTGACCCGCTGCACCGTCAATGGCAAGGGGATGCCACAAGTCCTTCTCGACGGATTCTACAAGATTCTAATCACGATCAGCCACGCGACAGTGATCCAAAAGTTGGAAGTCATTATTAAAATCACAAATACGATGTTGTGA